One Hippopotamus amphibius kiboko isolate mHipAmp2 chromosome 12, mHipAmp2.hap2, whole genome shotgun sequence genomic window, TTGCCCTGTGCCACACACATGCCCATTGGCCCTCCTGGTTCCAACAATTCCAACTCTGCCCATCTTCCTTAGACTGACTCTCCCCAATCCTATATCCACAGATATCCTCTCCCAAACGACCCTCTTGAAAGTTTCCAGGGATTAGGAAATCCAGGGGTTGTCATAGCCTATAGGTGAGAAGGCATTGCATCTCCTGAGCTCCACTACTTAATAGCTGGGAGGCTTTGGGttagttacttaatctctctgagcctcagtttcctcacctgtaaaacgggTATAATGATACATATTTCATATGGTTGATGTGAGAATTAGAGATCATTTATGGCATATAATGATGGTCACATAGGAGGTggccaacaaaaagaaaataggacCTATGTTGCCCTACAGAGTTCTTTCTAATTGTAAAGGGGAAAATGTACTCAAGTGATCCACTTTAGCATCACCAGTAACAGAACAACCTGACATTTTGTGCTTCCTGGGGTGATAGAGCAAGAATGATAAACAGAATATGTTTATGACATATTCTGCCCAAAAATGTTTCAGTTAAACCCAGTGAAGCCTCCAGACCAGCACTATCTAATAGACGCTGGTGTGatggtgaaaatgttctgtatctgtgctATCCAATAAGGTAGCCAATAGTCACATGTGGCATGTGGCTGAGGGACtagattttgaatttatttaattttaactaatttaaattcaaatagccACATGTGTCTATTGGCTACCAAATTGAAGAGCCCAGCTCAGGAGTTAATTTCCAGTGTGTAGAAAATACAAGAGGTAGAGCCATAAGTTAAATcaagaaaatctatttttaaaaatcattaggacaattggaaaattttaatatGGAATGGATAGTAAATGATTCTTTGGaattatcattctttttcttgcatgtgAAAACGCTACTGTCCTTATTCTTAAGAAATGCACGCTAACATATTGAAGGGTTCCATGTCATGCTTTCTGTAATCGTCGAATAATTGGGCAAATGTGAAAGCAAATATGGCACAATGCTAACTCTTGAATCTGGGTACCTGGGTAGAACACATCAGGGTGTTTGTTTTACAGGTACTATTCaatttttctatatgtttgaaaaCGCTCATAATAAAAGTGGAAGAAGACATAcaacacaaatatttaataatctgTTGGCAGCTGCCATGACAGGAAAAGTCAGAGGTATTTCAGCAGCCAACTGGACTATCTGGAGACAGGGAAACTATAGCTTTATGTTTAGAGTAGGACCTTGGCCATTACTGGGATGGAAACTTCTAGAAGTTGTTCGTAAATAGCCCAGTCTTTCCTGGGTCCCCCACTCAcaccctgcacacacacaaggtTGCCTTCTTCTGCAGCATCTggcttcccttctccttctctttccttggccccattcctccctcccctcccctcccctgccctcctctctacAGTATCCTCAGATGTGTGCGTGCTCAAGGCACTTTGAAGATGAAACATGCTGAGTCCCCCTACAGCCCAGCGGTTGGCATCCTTTACACAGAGGAGGGTGTGGGCCACTCCACAATTAAAGAACATTCTAGAGAGGCATTGGGCCTGGCGAGCCACCCAAGCCCATAAAGAACAAATTGCCACAACACCATCTGCACAGGCAAGCCCCTTCCAGCCTGAGCATAAATAGGACCCGGCCTCCTTGAGGAGGACATTGGAGTTTTCACAAGACTCCAGCTCTCCTATCCTGTCCTCCGCAACCCAAATCTCCAGAAGCATCATGACCTGCGGATCCGGATTCAGTGGGCGCGCCTTCAGCTGCGTCTCAGCCTGCGGGCCCCGGCCCGGCCGCTGCTGCATCACGGCCGCCCCCTACCGCGGCATCTCCTGCTACCGCGGCCTCACCGCAGGCTTCGGCAGCCGCAGCCTCTGCGGGGGCTTCCGCGCCGGCTCCTACCGCAGCTTCGGGTACCGCTCTGGCGGCCTGTCCCGCCCCAGCCCGCCCTGCATCACCACCGTGTCGGTCAACGAGAGCCTCCTCGCGCCCCTCAACCTGGAGATCGACCCCAATGCGCAGTGTGTGAAGCACGAGGAGAAGGAGCAGATCAAGCATCTCAACAACAGGTTTGCTGCCTTCATTGACAAGGTGGGTGTCCTTGATCACACTCTTCCTGAACCTTCCCTTCCTCCGCAGCCACTGAAGGGGCACTCAGTGGTAGTAGGCATGTGGTCCCGGCAAACTCCCAGGctgatggaggagatggacaCACATCCAGGGCACACACAGACCAGAGACATGAATCCAGAGCAGGCGCTCCTGATGAGAGCACCATTACTATACACAACCTCTGTCCAGGCAGGCAGGGTCCCCACAGACACACAAGGGCAAGGCTTGGAACTGCATGTCAGGGGAAGAAGGCCATACATGCAAACAAGACACAAGCAATGCACATAAGATATAGGAACAGGACTACAGGTCAGCCTTTGAGTGGGTGTCCTGGATCACACCTCTCCTGAGTGCAACCATGCTCAACTCAGGCTGGGCACTGATGGGGAAGTCAGAGGCAAAAAGACCTCTACTTGGCTCCTGACCACAGGCCACCTAGACTCAGCAGGGCAGGATAACTCAGCTCACCTAGGAGGGACTGATCTTTCCCAGCCCCCTGCTCTCACCCCTAAGTTGGAAAATCCAAACATAGATCACAATCCCGAAATCCAGAAGTTGCCTTGTCTCCCACAGCCTCCCTCTGTCTAATCTCTGCTGAGCTCCTGGTTTGGGAGTTTACCTTAAAGCAATGAGCACCCTCCCCAATCCTCTCCAGCCCCACATAGGCTTTAGGGCCTTAGAAGCCATCTGACCCGTCCTCCCACCCCAAATGGCAGGTGCGCTTCCTGGAGCAGCAGAACAAGCTGCTGGAGACCAAGCTGCAGTTCTACCAGAACCGCCAGTGCTGTGAGAGCAACCTGGAGCCCCTGTTCGAGGGCTACATCCAGACGCTGAGGCGGGAGGCCGAAACTGTGGAGGCCGACAGCGGGAGGCTGGCCTCGGAGCTCAACAGCGTGCAGGAGGTGCTGGAGGGCTACAAGAAGAAGTGAGTGTGGCTGGGGGTGATGTTAGGCCCAGGAGATGGACAGGGGTTAAAGCCCATTGGATGAGACTGGGGAAGAATTTCTGAGAAGGGGGCGTGACCATGCAGGGCAGGTTGGCAGTGTGCAGCAGGATCTTCCCATCGGGCCGTCATTGATCAGATGCCTGAGAGTAGGGCCGTAATTCCCCAAGAGGGCTCCCTTTCCTGCTTCAGACTTCTCTTCTCCAAGCCTGATCATTCAGCATCTGTGCCCTGTGAGCTGTGGAGAGGAGGCTTCTGCGGTCTCCCAAGCTATCTCCTCCTGGCCTCTCAGGCTCCCACCTGCTACACCTGGATGTGATATGAGTCCGAGTGTCTCTCAGGGCTGCAGGTCCTGGGCCTCAGGATGTCTCACCACCTAGGGTGCTGAATGCTGATGACCTCTGGCACTCATAGGCCTTCCCACAGCTGAGTCCTTAATTTTTCCAGAGGTGACCTCAGAGCAGTTTCAAGAGCAGGGCTCTGAGGTCCCAGGAGACTAGCCCCCTGGACCCCTCAATTCAAAGTGGAGAGAGAATCACAGACACACCCCACAGCCAACCACAGAGGATCCCAGCAGGGCTGCCAGGGCTCCAGCTGTGTTTGGGGTCCCTAATATTGCCCCCTTCATTGGTATGAAGTGAGGGAGGGGGTTCTGGGACACCTGCCCTGCCTTGaccttcctctctgccctctcctgccTCAGGTATGAGGAGGAAGTTGCTCTGAGAGTGGCAGCCGAGAACGAGTTTGTGGTTCTGAAGAAGGTGAGCATCATGGGGTCAGGAAGCAGAGACATGCGGGATCTCAGGATGACAGGCTCCTGTCGGGGAGACCCATGGTCTCAACCTCAGTGTGGGGTGCAGTGACCTTGCCAAGTCGGGATGGGAGATTCCCAGAGACCAGGTCTTGAAAGGCACATCCAGGGCTTTGAGAAGGGCAATAGCCTTGGAATATCCACTAGCACCCTGCCCTGAGCAGGGGTGTGGCTGAGTTGACCTCTGGATGGTCTCTGCTACTTCAGAGGTGGTGGTCTGTGGCTGGGGTCCCATGGAGGACTTCCGTCTCTCTGTTGAGGGACGGTGTCCTGTCTAGTATTGGAGGAAGTCAGATTAAGAGGCGGGCACAGTCTCAGGATCTGGGGGAGGATGGAGCAGAGCCAGGGGTGTCCAGGTGGAGTCTTGGAGGACTGCTGGGGCCAGGGGAAGGTCAAGGTGGCTGAGTGAGGGAGCCAGTCTGGTAGGCTTCCTGGCACAGGGGAGGGTAAGAAGGAGAGCCAGAGGTCAGAGGTCTCAGGTGGGAGGAGTGAAAGGCTGCTGGTCCACCTCCAAGGCACAAGGGGTTTGTTCTTAGAAGGGAGGAGGTTGTGAGGTGCCTCCGGGGAAGGGCAGAGGGTATGGAGATGGGTCGGGAATAAGAACACTGGGAATCctttccccccccccacctccatgtaatgggggaagagagagaggcatTTTGGGTGATGATCACCTGAGGTCCTCTGAGCTCAAAGACTCCCCATCTTCCCAGGATGTGGACTGCGCCTACCTCCGCAAGTCAGACCTTGCAGCCAACGTGGAGGCCCTGGTTCAGGAGATTGACTTCCTGCGGAGACTGTATGAGGAGGTGAGGGGTTGTGGTCCAGGCCGAAAACCAGCAGCTGGCCTGGAAGAGAGGGCATAGGTGTGGGGTTGGAGTGGGACAGAGATTTGGACAGGAGCTGCAgtccctgaggctgtcagagcgGGCAGGAGCTGGAGACGATGGAGGGTTGAGAAGGTTGGGTACACACTGTGGTGGGGGATGCAATGGTGTAAACAAGACCCTTCCATCCTCCCACTCCACCATCTGCAGGAGATCCGCGTTCTCCAAGCCCACATCTCAGACACCTCGGTCATCCTCAAGATGGACAACAACAACCAGGACCTGAACTTGGACAACATTGTTGCTGAGATCAAGGCTCAGTATGACGACATTGCCAGCCGCAGCCGGGCTGAGGCTGAGAGCTGGTACCGCAGCAAGGTCAGTGGCCCAGGACCCCTGCCTCCTAGATACGGCAGTGATAGGGACTTCAGGTATATAATTTAGAAGTCTCTTTACTGGGGGGGATGGGATTCTGATCCCTAGCGATGGTAACAAGAAGTGCAGACAGCTCTCAGGTTATAGTGGCAGGACAGGGCTGCCATGTATGGTTGCACAGGCTGAGCACTGGACGACCTGTACATCATCTATAATGTCCTGAATGGGTGCGACTTCCCATCCTGAGCTCCATGAGCCTCTCTGCTTCCCCCTAGTGTGAGGAGATCAAGAGCACAGTGATACGGCACGGGGAGACCCTGCGCCGCACCAAGGACGAGATCAACGAGCTGAACCGCATGATCCAGAGGCTGACGGCCGAGATCGAGAATGCCAAGTGCCAGGTAGGAGTCTTTGAGGCCCACGCTGGGTCCCACAGGCAGTGCACGCACCCAACTGGATCTCACCATTCATTCTCCAGCCCATTTGCATGAGTAGAGTCCCAGGGTGTGGTCACTCAGGGACACCCAGGTGATGAAGGGGAGAAGCCTGTTCCTGGGTTGATCCCATCTGGCCGGGAGAGACTGGACACATCCAGGAAGTGGACCCAGGGACCCAGGGACCATAAGCCACCTTGTTCTCTTCTGGGCCCTTAGAACTCCAAGCTGGAGGCTGCAGTGACCCAGGTGGAGCAGCAGGGCGAGGCGGCCCTTAATGATGCCAAGTACAAGCTGGCGGGGCTGGAGGAGGCCCTGCAGAAGGCCAAGCAGGACATGGCCTGCCTGGTGAAGGAGTACCAGGAGGTGATGAACTCCAAGCTGGGGCTGGACATCGAGATCGCCACCTACAGGCGCCTGCTGGAGGGCGAGGAGCAGAGGTGAggcccctcccagcctggccctgagCTGCCTATTCCCGGGGGTTTTACAAGCACCGCCCTTGATCCTGGCTGACCAATGGCCAGGGATCTGGGACAAACCTATCATTTATcactttggggtgggggcggtTTCTGAGGACAATTCCTTCTgaccctctgccccctcctccttgACTACTTGTGAACCCCACGGGAAGAATTTGCGGAGGTCTGTCTGCAACTCTGCCTCAGTCACTAATGttgcctttttcctcttccctctcagaCTGTGTGAAGGCGTTGGCGCCGTGAATGTCTGTGAGTAACCAAGCCCCTGTGTGGATACATTTACTCGCCTCCTATAAGGGCTGGAAGGAGGGGTTTCACTGAGACCTAAATATAAGTGTGTGCTGGCATCACAGGAGGAGGGCTTTGCGGCTGGACAGCAGGAAGGACCACTTCTTTGGGACTAGAGTTGTTCAGTGAAGATGCTTGGGGAGGGGCATCGGCGGGGAGGCAGGAGACTCGGCCCCCCAGAATTTTGACTCAGCCTTTGGGGTTCGCAGGTGTCAGCAGCTCCCGGGGCGGGGTGGTCTGCGGGGACCTCTGCGTGTCCGGCTCCCGGCCGGTGACGGGCAGCGTCTGCAGCGCCCCTTGCAGCGGGAACCTGGTGGTGAGCACCGGCCTGTGCGCGCCCTGCGGCCCCTGCAATTCCGTCACGTCTTGCGGCCTGGGCACCGGCGGCGTGGGCTCCTGCGGCATCAGCTCCTGCGGCGTGGGCTCCTGCGCCGGCAGCTGCCGCAAATGTTAGGCGCCCCAACTCAGACCCGGCCCGGCGTATCTGCCCCGCAGCTGGGCAGGGCCCGCCTtgcctggccccgccccgccccgccccgctctgGGCGGAGCAAGCCCTGGGCTATTTCTCTGGCGCTTGGAAAGGTCCATCCCACTCCTGGTCTCTCAAGCCTCTGCTTGATCCCCTCTTCCTGGGCTCTGCCGCCCGCGCTGGGAAAGGCTGGCCTACAAAGAAGTCCCTTTGGCCACCACAAGACGGGGACTCCGGGGCAGGGAGGACCAGGACCAGGACTCTACTCTAGGCTGCCATGGGGCCAATTGGCCAGAGCCCCCACTCTGTCCCAGCATCTCAccttccttctctgccttgtTCATCTCTTTCTTGATCTGTGCTTCCAATAAATCAAGATAGCCAGCCCTGGGCCTTGTCTGCACTTCTGTTATCCTCCTCAGGGGGCGAGGTTTGGGAGGGTCCTCAAAGTCACATGGAGCAGAAAAAGCCCTAGATCTGGGGTCTCCGCTACAGTCCTCTGtccctgggcccacagcagtctCAAATTTAGCCAAGGATTGTGCTAGGCTACTACATCCTGTAATTTTATGCACACCACCTTCATGATATATCTTGCAGAGCTCAGGGACCAGCAGTAGCCAGGGAAGGGCCCCACCCTGAGTTCGGTGGCAAAGCTGGGGTTTGAACGCCATGTGCATGTTTCGTGCTTGTTTCACTaaaccacagctgcctcccagaaAACATCTCTATCCACATCTGCAAATTTATGGATAGATGAACCAGTCACTCAAAGCTTCAGGAAAAATTACTCCTGGCTTTGGTGGGGAAAACTCATGCCTGAGTAATTTATAAGAATTCCTTAAGGGGTGAATACATGAAGATGACTTAACTTTCAAAAAGCCTTTGATATGGCTTCCTTTTTCTAATGGAGTCCTTTTGGGGTTTGGAGACGTGCCATAGCTGATAAATTGCTAGAAAACAGCACGTAGCAAGCAGAGGTGAgcacacagactctggagccagattgcATGGGTCCAAAACTGAGCTCTGTTCCTAGCTGAGTGACTTTGAACAATTTACTTACACTCTCTGTACCTCCGTTTGTATATGTCtaaagtgaaaatgagaaaaagagcaCCTTCTCTTTTACCTCCTAGGATTATTGAGAGGATTAAGGAACTTCATATACATAAAATACTTTGTGCCTGCCACAAAATAATCACTATATGCATCTATCATCAGTAGCATTCTGCTGCAGAGTGTAAAGTAGAAATCCCTCCTGGGATCAGGGCCATGGCCAGTCTTTCATTACACTTATATCTGTGATCAGAGATTGCAAGCACAGAGAGAAATCCCTGTGTCTTCCAGGCCATCAAGTTCCTTCATGCAGgaaactgcccccacccccaacacactgACGAGGATATTACaggtggtggtgggagtggggagatggCCCTTCAGCTTC contains:
- the LOC130832914 gene encoding keratin, type II cuticular Hb1 isoform X1 yields the protein MTCGSGFSGRAFSCVSACGPRPGRCCITAAPYRGISCYRGLTAGFGSRSLCGGFRAGSYRSFGYRSGGLSRPSPPCITTVSVNESLLAPLNLEIDPNAQCVKHEEKEQIKHLNNRFAAFIDKVRFLEQQNKLLETKLQFYQNRQCCESNLEPLFEGYIQTLRREAETVEADSGRLASELNSVQEVLEGYKKKYEEEVALRVAAENEFVVLKKDVDCAYLRKSDLAANVEALVQEIDFLRRLYEEEIRVLQAHISDTSVILKMDNNNQDLNLDNIVAEIKAQYDDIASRSRAEAESWYRSKCEEIKSTVIRHGETLRRTKDEINELNRMIQRLTAEIENAKCQNSKLEAAVTQVEQQGEAALNDAKYKLAGLEEALQKAKQDMACLVKEYQEVMNSKLGLDIEIATYRRLLEGEEQRLCEGVGAVNVCVSSSRGGVVCGDLCVSGSRPVTGSVCSAPCSGNLVVSTGLCAPCGPCNSVTSCGLGTGGVGSCGISSCGVGSCAGSCRKC
- the LOC130832914 gene encoding keratin, type II cuticular Hb1 isoform X2, encoding MTCGSGFSGRAFSCVSACGPRPGRCCITAAPYRGISCYRGLTAGFGSRSLCGGFRAGSYRSFGYRSGGLSRPSPPCITTVSVNESLLAPLNLEIDPNAQCVKHEEKEQIKHLNNRFAAFIDKVRFLEQQNKLLETKLQFYQNRQCCESNLEPLFEGYIQTLRREAETVEADSGRLASELNSVQEVLEGYKKKYEEEVALRVAAENEFVVLKKDVDCAYLRKSDLAANVEALVQEIDFLRRLYEEEIRVLQAHISDTSVILKMDNNNQDLNLDNIVAEIKAQYDDIASRSRAEAESWYRSKCEEIKSTVIRHGETLRRTKDEINELNRMIQRLTAEIENAKCQNSKLEAAVTQVEQQGEAALNDAKYKLAGLEEALQKAKQDMACLVKEYQEVMNSKLGLDIEIATYRRLLEGEEQRLCEGVGAVNVCVSSSRGGVVCGDLCVSGSRPVTGSVCSAPCSGNLVVSTGLCAPCGRVGSCAGSCRKC
- the LOC130832914 gene encoding keratin, type II cuticular Hb1 isoform X3 yields the protein MTCGSGFSGRAFSCVSACGPRPGRCCITAAPYRGISCYRGLTAGFGSRSLCGGFRAGSYRSFGYRSGGLSRPSPPCITTVSVNESLLAPLNLEIDPNAQCVKHEEKEQIKHLNNRFAAFIDKVRFLEQQNKLLETKLQFYQNRQCCESNLEPLFEGYIQTLRREAETVEADSGRLASELNSVQEVLEGYKKKYEEEVALRVAAENEFVVLKKDVDCAYLRKSDLAANVEALVQEIDFLRRLYEEEIRVLQAHISDTSVILKMDNNNQDLNLDNIVAEIKAQYDDIASRSRAEAESWYRSKCEEIKSTVIRHGETLRRTKDEINELNRMIQRLTAEIENAKCQNSKLEAAVTQVEQQGEAALNDAKYKLAGLEEALQKAKQDMACLVKEYQEVMNSKLGLDIEIATYRRLLEGEEQRLCEGVGAVNVCVSSSRGGVVCGDLCVSGSRSCGISSCGVGSCAGSCRKC